The window CGGGCCTGCCCCATGTCGCCCGACAGGAACAGTTCCGCCGGCATGCCAAGCGAATCGCGCGTGAACAGTGCACGGCCCCCCGGCAGCGGCACGAGGTTGGCGATGTGCGCTTCGTTGCCCGCCATCAGGTTAAGCTCGGTCACCTTGCCGGTGGCGATGTCGATCCGGAAGGCAGGGGTATCGAGCACCTTTTGCGCGGTGGCGATAAGGTGCCTGCCGCTCGCATCCCAGGCGATGCTGGCAAAGGATAGGTCGGTGTCCTTGGTAAGATTGCGCGTGCGGCCCGTTTTCAGATCCATCAGCTGCACGGCAAGCTTGTCCGCCTCGTAGGTCGGACGCGCCATTGCAAGCCAGGCGAGGTAACGCCCGTCGGGCGACGGCACCGGGGTGGTGTCGGTGGCCTTGTTGTCCGCAGTCAACAGGCGCGGGGCTGCGCCGGTAAGGTCCGAAGCGTAGATGTCGAGATTGGTCGATGCAGGCTCTTGCGCGTTGGAAAGCCGTGCGGTGAAATAGAGCGTCCTGCCATCGGCACCGAAGGCCAGTTCCTCCGGCCCGCCGAATGGCATGGTGGGCGTGTCGGCGGTGAGCCCGGTGGCAGGATCGGCGCCATCGGCGGGCACGCCCTCCCCCGACACCGCGCCGCCTTTCAGCGGGAAGACGAAGATGCGGTTGTGCAGGCCCGGGGTCGCCCAGCGGTCCCAGTGCCGCACGAAACCGTCTTCGCCGTCATACAGCCGCCCGGTGCCGGGGCCGGGGAGATAGGCTTGCTTCGCATCCGCGCAGCCGAAGGTCGGGCAATCCCGCGGCACTTCGCCCCATACCGCGATCCGGCTGTTATCGGGGGCGAGCTTGAACCCGGCAACGCCCGTGTCGGGGAAACCGGCGACTAGCTGCGGCTGGCCTGCCACCCCGTCCTTGCCCAAGGCCACGCGCCACACGCGGCCCAGCGGCTTGGCGTTTGTGTCGGTGTGTTCGCCGCTGAGGAAATAGAGCGCGCCGTCGCTGCCGAAAGCGAGATCCGAGGCGCGCAAGGTGAGATCGAGCGGGCTTGCGGCCACCTCGGGCCTGGCCAGATCGATCAGGTAATGCGCCGGGCTGCGCTTCAGGGTCGCAGGGTCGGTGAGCGTGACGGTATAGACCGCCATCGTCCCCGCCGCGTTCACCACCGGCGCGCCGAGGCGCGGCAGCGTGACCAGATCCTGCGCGCTCATCGGCGGCGCGGTCAGGCCCGGGGTAGCGGGGGCATCTTGCGCTGCGAGCGGGGCTGCAAGCAGGGCGAAAGCGAGGGCGGCGGGGGCTGTGAAGGTGCGCATATGGGCAGGACTAGCCTGCCCGCTGCACCTGCGCCACCACTTAGCGGCGTTTGCCGACGATCCGCGCGATTTCGGCCTGCACGAGGTTTTCGACCATCGCCGGAAGGTTCGCTTCGAGCCAATCGGCCAGCATCGGGCGCAGCATTTCGCGCACCATGCCTTCCAACGAGGTTTCGCCCTGCCGCACGATCTGCGGGCGCGCGGGCGGTTCGGCGAGCATCGCGAGCGCGGCGAGGTTTTCCTGCATCGCATCGCGCATCGTGTCGGCGATCAGCGGCGCTTCCTCTTGCGCGGCGGATTCGAGCGGGATCGCCGGCACATCGGCGGCTTCTTCGAGTTCGGACAGGTCGAGCACGTCCTGCGTGTCGCGCACCTTGTGCGTGCGGGCGAGCGGTGCGGGTTCGGCCGCATCGTCACCCGACACCAGCGTGCGCCGCCGGCGGGCTTCCAAGGCACCGGCACGATTGTCGCGCGCGATCACTTTCTTGATCGATTCGAGGATTTCCTCGACCGAAGCCTCGTTTTCCTGGCCCATCATCCGCCCCGTATTGTCCGCCTCAAAGCCGCAGGAATGTCCCGAATCGGGATCGTTACTGTTCGCCGGGAAGCAATTGCGGCCCGATTGTTGCGGTCGCGGGGGGAATGTCAACGGTTCTGGTCGATTTCGGGGCAGCCTGCTCGTCGCGGTCCCAGTCGTTGAGCTTGCTGCTGACCCGGTCGGCATTGACCTGCGGATCGTAGAGCGGCCCGCCCGTGTCGAGGTTCAGATCGCGCGCCTCGGCCTTGCCCATCAGCGCGAGCAGGTTGAAGCCCGCGACATAGGCATTGCGCCGCGCGGTAACGAGCTGCGCGCGTGCGTTGACCAGTTCCTGTTCGGCGTTGAGCACGTCGAGGATCTGGCGGTTGCCGATCGAATTCTCCGCACGCACGCCTTCGAGGCTGAGCTCGGCGGCTTCGACCGCGGCCTGTGCGCTGCGGATCACGCCGTTGGCGGCCTGCCAGTTGGCATAGGTCGCGCGGGTTTCGGCGATGATCTGGCGTTCGGCGGCGATCACATCCTCGAGCGCGGCGGATTCGCGCGCGCCTGCCTGCCGCTGGCGCGCGGCGGGAAGCCCGCCCTGGAACAGCGGGATCGTCACCCGCACGCCGGCATTGGCGGTCTTTTCGCGCTGCTGGAACTGCACCGCGGGCGAATTGGGATCATTGGGATCGGCGGGCTGGTTGGCGAGCGATCCGCCGAGCGTGCCGAAGAAGTCGCTGTAATCGCCGTTCACGAACAGGCTGACCTGCGGCAGGCGCCCTGCCCCCGCGGCGCGGGTATCGAACCCGGCGGCCTCGGCGCGCTGTTTGGCGGCATCGAGGTTGGGGTTGTTGTCCAAGGCGGTGACGATTGCCTCGCCCACGGTATCGGGCAGGCCGGGCAGCGGCGGCGGCGCAGCCAGTTCGCCCGGCGCATTGCCCACCAGCCGGACATAGGCTTCGCGCGCGGCGATCAGATTGGCCTCGGCGGTCTGAAGGTCGCCCTGCGCCACGGCAAGGCGCGCGCGCGACTGGGCGACATCGGTGATCGTCAGGTCGCCGATCTGGAAGCGGTCGCTGGTCGCCTCGACATTGGTGCCGAGCACCGCGACATTGTTGGTGGCAAGCGCGACCAGCGCCTCGGTCCGCAGCACGTCCATGTAGGCGGCGACGACCTGCGCAAACAGCGTGCTTTCGGAATTGCGCAGATCGGCCTGCCCGGCCTGAACGCGCTCCTTGGCCGCGGCGATCCCGTTGCGCACCGCGCCGCCCGAATAGACCGGCACGAGCAGCTGCGCATTGACGCCGAGATTGCGATCGGGCGCGGTAAAGGCATTGGCCGATTGCTGGATGAATTCGATATGCGTCGCCGTGACCGTAGCCGAGGGGAGGCCCTGCGCGCGGTTGATCGGCACGTTCTCGTCATTGGCGCGCTGCGTCGCACGCGCGCTTTCGAGCGTCGGGTTGGTGTTGTAGGCCGCAGCCAGTGCCTCGCGCAGCGTATCGGCGCGGGCGGGGCCTGCCAGCGCCAGCGCGAGCGCCAGCACGCTGACCGGCGCGGCGCGGTGCAGCAGGGCTGCGGCGTGGTTCATGCGAAGGTCCAGCGGCGCGGCGCGGCGAAGGCGGGCAGCACGGGGATGCCCATGTCCTCGACCGGCTGGAGATTGACCGTGCCGGCGACCTTGCGTCCGCTGGCCAGCCGCGTGACCTGGCGCAGCAGCAGCCCGGTGACGATCCGGCCATCATCGGCCAGCGCTGCAGCGAGCCCATCGGGCAATTGTTCGATCGCGCCGTCGATCATGACGAGATCATACTCGCCCGCACCCTGCAGTGCCGCAGCCTCGGCCGCCGAAATCTCGGTCACGCTGCTCACCAGCGGGGCGAGCAGCGCGGCGAGGTATCCCGTGCCGCCGCTTACCACCAGCACGCGCGCCGAAGGCGTGGGCGCAGCTTCGAGCAGCGCCTTGCCGTAGAACAGCGGCGCGGCCAGGTGCCCTTCGCCGAGCATCACTGCGCGGTCGATATAGGCCTGCGCGGCCTTGTCGGCGGGCAGGAAATCCTCGCGCGGGACGGCCAGCATCCGGGCAAGGGCATATTCCTCGTTCACGCCGCTGGTGCGCAGCTGGCTGTCGATCATCGCGCGGCGGGCGACAAGGGTGGACGAAGCGCTATCGGAAAGGGTCATGGTCGTGGTGCTCATGTTCTCTGGGCGACTGTATTATGCATGCAACACAGTCCGTCAAGCCTCTCCATAAACGTGCATGCGCCCGGTTCCAAGCGCTTTGCCCGAAGTGCCGGCGCGTGCCTTGCGGCCGGTCCGGGCATTTTTACGCCTTTGACCAAATCGCATGCCGGTGCTTAAGCGGCCGCCAAACCCTGTGGGGCGCAATTCGACTTAATGAAGGATGGCTTCGATGAGTGACATGACGAACGGGCAAGACGTGCGGATCGAGACCGATTCGCTGGGCGAAGTGGCGGTTCCGGCCAATATGCACTGGGGCGCGCAGACCCAGCGCAGCATCGTCAACTTCCCCATCGGCGGCGAAAAGATGCCCGCTGCCCTAGTGCGTGCGCTGGGCGTGCAGAAGCTTTCCGCGGCCAAGGCGAACATGAAGCTGGGCGTGCTCGATGCCGGCATCGGCGAGGCGATCGTCAAGGCCGCGCGCGAAGTGATCGACGGGACGCTCGCCGACCAGTTCCCGCTGGTGGTGTGGCAGACCGGCAGCGGCACGCAGTCGAACATGAACGCCAATGAAGTGATTGCGAGCCGTGCGAACGAGATCCTGACCGGCAAGAAGGGCGGCAAGAGCCCCGTGCACCCCAACGACCACTGCAACATGGGTCAGTCGTCGAACGACACCTTCCCCACTGCGATGCACATCGCCGCCGCGGTCGAGGCGCTCGATCACCTGATCCCGGCGCTGAAGAAGCTGCACGGCGCGCTGGATGCCAAGGCGGCCGAGTTTGCGCCGCTGGTGAAGATCGGCCGCACCCACCTGCAGGATGCCACCCCGATGACGCTGGGGCAGGAGTTCTCAGGATACGCCAAGCAGATCGAATACGGCATCGCCCGCGTCGAAGCCGCGCTGCCGCGCGTGCTCGAACTCGCGCAGGGCGGCACCGCGGTCGGCACCGGGATCAACGCCAAGGTCGGGTTCGACACCGCCTTTGCGGCAGAGGTGGCTGCCGAGACCGGCCATGCCTTCGTCACCGCGCCCAACAAGTT is drawn from Erythrobacter neustonensis and contains these coding sequences:
- a CDS encoding alpha/beta hydrolase family protein; the encoded protein is MRTFTAPAALAFALLAAPLAAQDAPATPGLTAPPMSAQDLVTLPRLGAPVVNAAGTMAVYTVTLTDPATLKRSPAHYLIDLARPEVAASPLDLTLRASDLAFGSDGALYFLSGEHTDTNAKPLGRVWRVALGKDGVAGQPQLVAGFPDTGVAGFKLAPDNSRIAVWGEVPRDCPTFGCADAKQAYLPGPGTGRLYDGEDGFVRHWDRWATPGLHNRIFVFPLKGGAVSGEGVPADGADPATGLTADTPTMPFGGPEELAFGADGRTLYFTARLSNAQEPASTNLDIYASDLTGAAPRLLTADNKATDTTPVPSPDGRYLAWLAMARPTYEADKLAVQLMDLKTGRTRNLTKDTDLSFASIAWDASGRHLIATAQKVLDTPAFRIDIATGKVTELNLMAGNEAHIANLVPLPGGRALFTRDSLGMPAELFLSGDMGQARPLTDVATTRMGGMANIVTRRFSFKGAKGDTVWGQITRLADQTGPIPALLYIHGGPQGSFNDSWSNRWNPRVTASQGYAVISVDFHGSTGYGQAFTDAINKDWGGGPLEDLQKGLDAALALDTQIDGTRACAMGASYGGYMVNWIAGNWPDRFKCIVQHDGIFDMRSMYYSTEELWFPRWDFGGSYEEARETYEKWNPANHVGKWKTPMLVVTGQQDFRVPYSQGLMSFTALQERGIPSQLLAFPDENHWVLGAKNSLQWHATVFDWLGRWLKTEKPQEGGGK
- a CDS encoding DUF2497 domain-containing protein; its protein translation is MGQENEASVEEILESIKKVIARDNRAGALEARRRRTLVSGDDAAEPAPLARTHKVRDTQDVLDLSELEEAADVPAIPLESAAQEEAPLIADTMRDAMQENLAALAMLAEPPARPQIVRQGETSLEGMVREMLRPMLADWLEANLPAMVENLVQAEIARIVGKRR
- a CDS encoding TolC family outer membrane protein; amino-acid sequence: MNHAAALLHRAAPVSVLALALALAGPARADTLREALAAAYNTNPTLESARATQRANDENVPINRAQGLPSATVTATHIEFIQQSANAFTAPDRNLGVNAQLLVPVYSGGAVRNGIAAAKERVQAGQADLRNSESTLFAQVVAAYMDVLRTEALVALATNNVAVLGTNVEATSDRFQIGDLTITDVAQSRARLAVAQGDLQTAEANLIAAREAYVRLVGNAPGELAAPPPLPGLPDTVGEAIVTALDNNPNLDAAKQRAEAAGFDTRAAGAGRLPQVSLFVNGDYSDFFGTLGGSLANQPADPNDPNSPAVQFQQREKTANAGVRVTIPLFQGGLPAARQRQAGARESAALEDVIAAERQIIAETRATYANWQAANGVIRSAQAAVEAAELSLEGVRAENSIGNRQILDVLNAEQELVNARAQLVTARRNAYVAGFNLLALMGKAEARDLNLDTGGPLYDPQVNADRVSSKLNDWDRDEQAAPKSTRTVDIPPATATIGPQLLPGEQ
- a CDS encoding protein-L-isoaspartate O-methyltransferase family protein, which gives rise to MSTTTMTLSDSASSTLVARRAMIDSQLRTSGVNEEYALARMLAVPREDFLPADKAAQAYIDRAVMLGEGHLAAPLFYGKALLEAAPTPSARVLVVSGGTGYLAALLAPLVSSVTEISAAEAAALQGAGEYDLVMIDGAIEQLPDGLAAALADDGRIVTGLLLRQVTRLASGRKVAGTVNLQPVEDMGIPVLPAFAAPRRWTFA
- the fumC gene encoding class II fumarate hydratase — encoded protein: MSDMTNGQDVRIETDSLGEVAVPANMHWGAQTQRSIVNFPIGGEKMPAALVRALGVQKLSAAKANMKLGVLDAGIGEAIVKAAREVIDGTLADQFPLVVWQTGSGTQSNMNANEVIASRANEILTGKKGGKSPVHPNDHCNMGQSSNDTFPTAMHIAAAVEALDHLIPALKKLHGALDAKAAEFAPLVKIGRTHLQDATPMTLGQEFSGYAKQIEYGIARVEAALPRVLELAQGGTAVGTGINAKVGFDTAFAAEVAAETGHAFVTAPNKFEALAAHDAMVEMSGALNVLAVSLMKIANDIRLLGSGPRSGLGELSLPANEPGSSIMPGKVNPTQCEAMTMVAAQVMGNHVAVTVAGSHGHLELNVFKPVIIYNVLQSMKLIGDAAHAFTDNCVVGIEANTARITQLLNESLMLVTALNPHIGYDNAAKIAKKAHAEGTTLKESALALGLLTEAQFNEWVVPSDMIRPRD